From a single Vicinamibacteria bacterium genomic region:
- a CDS encoding polymer-forming cytoskeletal protein, producing MWKKPGPQPSLRPEPEKVVRTPLPPSKPTVPARIGPSVVVKGEVYGEEDLVIEGKVDGKITVKTGSVTVGEKGTIDADIQAVSIQVAGNVKGNLAGAEKVILLESGRVEGNITAKSVTLENGCRFKGSIDMESTRSVSTALKPIATDPLTRAQA from the coding sequence ATGTGGAAGAAACCCGGTCCCCAACCGTCCCTGCGACCCGAACCCGAGAAGGTGGTCCGAACGCCGCTTCCTCCGAGCAAGCCGACGGTGCCGGCGCGCATCGGCCCGAGCGTGGTCGTCAAGGGCGAAGTCTATGGAGAAGAAGATCTCGTCATCGAGGGAAAGGTCGACGGAAAGATCACCGTCAAGACCGGTAGCGTGACCGTCGGCGAGAAAGGCACCATCGACGCAGACATCCAGGCGGTGAGCATCCAAGTCGCGGGTAACGTCAAAGGTAATCTCGCGGGTGCGGAGAAAGTCATTCTCCTCGAGAGCGGGCGCGTAGAGGGGAACATCACCGCCAAGAGCGTGACGCTGGAGAACGGCTGCCGTTTCAAAGGCTCGATCGACATGGAGTCGACCCGAAGCGTGAGCACCGCTCTGAAGCCAATCGCCACCGACCCTCTCACTCGGGCACAGGCTTGA
- a CDS encoding aminopeptidase 1, which produces AYKAFMKETKTELHFVREAVRLAREAGFSELEDGSRLRPGARFYDVNRDRTLTLIVVGKRPVKEGFHVVGAHIDSPRLELKARPLYEKEGFALFQTNYHGGLKTYQWTNLPLALMGRVDLKSGRTVWISVGNEEDQPTFLIADLSPHVDAQLRERRAREAIELEELDPIVGHVPAKDTGGVKQAVVEYLRKTYEIELEDLVSAELALVPALAPRDVGFDQGLMAIYGQDDRLSGYAALRAILDSPDPELTAIAYLVDNEEVGNVNNTGADSTYLVDLMGRLLYEEMGEAFREHWLRRALRATRVLSSDVNPGVNPMWPDAWEEGNAPRLGQGVNLKMYGRGFNANSEYTAWIRKVLDDAQVPWQVATYKVGRGGGGTIGRALADDNMEVIDLGVPVLSIHTPYSVSSKLDVYSLYRAMHAFFMAARPSGPS; this is translated from the coding sequence CGCCTACAAGGCCTTCATGAAGGAGACCAAGACCGAGCTTCATTTCGTTCGCGAGGCGGTTCGCCTGGCTCGGGAAGCGGGCTTCTCCGAGCTTGAAGACGGCTCCCGTTTGCGCCCCGGGGCTCGTTTCTACGACGTCAACCGGGACCGCACTTTGACACTGATCGTCGTCGGCAAGCGGCCGGTCAAGGAAGGCTTTCATGTCGTGGGCGCGCACATCGATTCGCCGCGGCTGGAGCTCAAAGCGCGACCGCTATACGAAAAAGAAGGCTTTGCCCTCTTTCAAACCAACTACCACGGCGGACTCAAGACGTACCAATGGACGAATTTGCCGCTCGCATTGATGGGACGGGTGGATCTCAAGAGCGGCAGAACCGTCTGGATCTCGGTGGGGAACGAGGAAGACCAGCCTACTTTTCTCATCGCCGATCTCTCGCCCCACGTGGATGCGCAGCTTCGAGAGCGGCGGGCGCGCGAGGCGATCGAGCTCGAAGAGCTCGACCCCATCGTGGGACACGTTCCCGCGAAAGACACCGGTGGCGTGAAGCAGGCGGTCGTGGAGTACCTTCGCAAGACTTACGAGATCGAGCTCGAGGACCTCGTTTCCGCGGAGCTGGCACTCGTGCCCGCGCTGGCGCCGCGCGACGTCGGGTTCGACCAGGGCCTCATGGCGATCTACGGTCAGGACGACCGCCTGTCGGGTTACGCCGCGCTTCGAGCGATTCTCGACTCACCCGACCCCGAGCTCACCGCCATCGCTTATCTGGTGGACAACGAGGAGGTGGGAAACGTGAACAACACCGGAGCGGACTCGACTTACCTGGTGGACTTGATGGGACGTCTTCTGTACGAGGAGATGGGCGAAGCCTTCCGCGAGCACTGGCTGCGTCGGGCGCTCCGCGCGACCCGCGTCCTGTCCTCCGACGTCAACCCGGGGGTCAACCCCATGTGGCCCGACGCCTGGGAAGAAGGAAATGCCCCGCGCCTTGGGCAAGGCGTCAACCTCAAGATGTACGGACGCGGATTCAACGCCAACTCCGAATACACCGCCTGGATCCGAAAGGTTCTCGATGACGCTCAGGTCCCCTGGCAGGTGGCGACCTACAAGGTGGGTCGAGGGGGTGGAGGAACGATTGGAAGGGCGCTCGCCGACGACAACATGGAAGTCATCGACCTCGGCGTGCCCGTGCTCTCCATCCACACGCCCTACTCGGTCAGCTCCAAGCTCGACGTCTACAGCCTCTACCGGGCGATGCACGCGTTCTTCATGGCGGCGCGCCCGTCGGGTCCTTCATAG